A single region of the Hylaeus volcanicus isolate JK05 chromosome 5, UHH_iyHylVolc1.0_haploid, whole genome shotgun sequence genome encodes:
- the LOC128877023 gene encoding transmembrane and coiled-coil domains protein 1 isoform X4, with protein sequence MAVKRKKGMANLMVTASSKNNSRSTSPNRGNSLTTTQQIPASLERTPKTRNASLSQTGEGSTASGSSGGGGIVSMKGSRQKSPGTVIRVGDAMDEPNTNLITAEPDEFVPNIHPPTDDEGEQYHATQSFLSNGSSELITDDVDTSSARVCQAIEHIQSKIAKTRELIKIEQTTRDENVNEYLKLAANADKQQLTRIKAVFEKKNQKSAHSISQLQKKLESYTKKLKHYELNGAPTSHRQPREVLRDMGQGLKSVMSKPREFAHLIKNKFGSADNINTLSHGSTFYVNDTPRAGNGDNASVEDEKTHHGSATLPGGCSLGSTHSAAGMKFPSEEGSECSSVTSESGPGSRRQGHTCDSNNALSLKSIYSELKEHRENQDRMREKLESLKTLQQEVTFLSHALQEERFRSERLEEQINDLTELHQNEVENLKQAITDMEEKVRYQSEDRLRDIHEMLESYQTKISTMEHQQQQHQQYVTLEGLDNSNARALVVKLINVLLTVLQVILLLVATGAGIMMPFLRTSCTKPHCFMCRVRILTTMFVVMGIVFVLKQWPEVHDVGSRLMRHLKQTLK encoded by the exons ATGGCGGTAAAAAGG AAAAAGGGAATGGCTAATTTGATGGTAACCGCTTCAAGTAAGAATAATTCACGCAGTACATCACCCAATAGAGGAAATTCATTGACTACCACTCAACAAATACCAGCTAGTTTGGAACGTACACCAAAAACACGTAATGCTTCACT TTCCCAAACAGGGGAGGGTAGTACAGCCAGTGGAAGTAGTGGTGGTGGAGGTATTGTCAGCATGAAAGGTAGTAGACAAAAATCACCAGGAACTGTGATTCGAGTAGGTGATGCCATGGATGAACCAAATACCAATTTAATCACTGCCGAACCAGACGAGTTTGTGCCAAATATTCACCCACCAACTGATGATGAAGGA gaACAATATCATGCAACACAATCGTTCCTATCAAATGGCTCCTCTGAATTAATAACCGACGATGTCGACACAAGTTCTGCTCGTGTTTGTCAAGCTATTGAACAcattcaaagtaaaattgcTAAAACACGAGaacttataaaaatagaacaaacAACACGAGATG aaaacgttaacgaataTTTAAAGTTAGCTGCTAATGCAGATAAGCAGCAGCTTACTAGAATCAAGGCAGTATTtgagaagaaaaatcaaaaatcaGCGCACAGTATTTCTCaacttcaaaaaaaattggaaagttatacaaaaaagttaaaacattACGAATTAAATGGTGCGCCTACGAGTCACAGACAACCTCGAGAAGTGCTTCGTGATATGGGACAAGGGCTTAA aagtGTAATGTCCAAACCAAGGGAATTTGCACACTtaataaagaacaaatttgGTAGTGctgataatataaatactttatcac ATGGCTCGACTTTTTATGTAAACGATACACCGCGTGCAGGTAATGGAGATAACGCTAGTGTTGAAGATGAAAAGACACATCACGGATCAGCCACACTTCCCGGTGGATGTAGTTTAGGGTCTACCCATAGTGCAGCAGGAATGAAATTTCCGTCTGAAGAAGGCTCGGAGTGTTCTAGTGTTACAAGTGAAAGTGGACCTGGTAGTAGACGACAAGGACATACGTGTGACAGTAACAATGCGCTTAGCCTGAAGTCTATTTACTCGGAATTAAAAGAACACAGGGAAAATCAAGATCGGATgagagaaaaattagaaagctTAAAG ACTTTGCAACAAGAGGTGACATTTCTTTCCCATGCTTTGCAAGAGGAACGCTTTAGAAGCGAACGTTTGGAAGAACAAATTAACGATCTAACCGAACTGCACCAAAACGaagtagaaaatttgaaacaagcCATAACGGATATGGAAGAAAAAGTACGATACCAAAGCGAAGATCGCTTAAGAGACATACATGAAATGTTGGAGAGTTaccaaacgaaaatttctacaaTGGAACACCAGCAACAACAACACCAACAATATGTCACTTTGGAAGGTTTAGATAATAGCAATGCGAGAGCATTGGTTGTAAAACtcataaatgtattattaacaGTGTTGCAAGTTATTCTACTTCTTGTTGCGACGGGTGCTGGTATAATGATGCCTTTCCTTAGGACCAG CTGTACTAAGCCTCATTGTTTCATGTGCAGGGTGCGCATACTAACGACTATGTTTGTTGTAATGGGCATAGTGTTCGTGCTCAAACAATGGCCTGAGGTACACGACGTTGGCAGTCGCCTCATGCGCCATCTTAAACAGACGCTTAAGTAG
- the LOC128877023 gene encoding transmembrane and coiled-coil domains protein 2 isoform X1, with protein sequence MAVKRKKGMANLMVTASSKNNSRSTSPNRGNSLTTTQQIPASLERTPKTRNASLSQTGEGSTASGSSGGGGIVSMKGSRQKSPGTVIRVGDAMDEPNTNLITAEPDEFVPNIHPPTDDEGEQYHATQSFLSNGSSELITDDVDTSSARVCQAIEHIQSKIAKTRELIKIEQTTRDENVNEYLKLAANADKQQLTRIKAVFEKKNQKSAHSISQLQKKLESYTKKLKHYELNGAPTSHRQPREVLRDMGQGLKNVGGNIRDGITGFSGSVMSKPREFAHLIKNKFGSADNINTLSHGSTFYVNDTPRAGNGDNASVEDEKTHHGSATLPGGCSLGSTHSAAGMKFPSEEGSECSSVTSESGPGSRRQGHTCDSNNALSLKSIYSELKEHRENQDRMREKLESLKTLQQEVTFLSHALQEERFRSERLEEQINDLTELHQNEVENLKQAITDMEEKVRYQSEDRLRDIHEMLESYQTKISTMEHQQQQHQQYVTLEGLDNSNARALVVKLINVLLTVLQVILLLVATGAGIMMPFLRTSCTKPHCFMCRVRILTTMFVVMGIVFVLKQWPEVHDVGSRLMRHLKQTLK encoded by the exons ATGGCGGTAAAAAGG AAAAAGGGAATGGCTAATTTGATGGTAACCGCTTCAAGTAAGAATAATTCACGCAGTACATCACCCAATAGAGGAAATTCATTGACTACCACTCAACAAATACCAGCTAGTTTGGAACGTACACCAAAAACACGTAATGCTTCACT TTCCCAAACAGGGGAGGGTAGTACAGCCAGTGGAAGTAGTGGTGGTGGAGGTATTGTCAGCATGAAAGGTAGTAGACAAAAATCACCAGGAACTGTGATTCGAGTAGGTGATGCCATGGATGAACCAAATACCAATTTAATCACTGCCGAACCAGACGAGTTTGTGCCAAATATTCACCCACCAACTGATGATGAAGGA gaACAATATCATGCAACACAATCGTTCCTATCAAATGGCTCCTCTGAATTAATAACCGACGATGTCGACACAAGTTCTGCTCGTGTTTGTCAAGCTATTGAACAcattcaaagtaaaattgcTAAAACACGAGaacttataaaaatagaacaaacAACACGAGATG aaaacgttaacgaataTTTAAAGTTAGCTGCTAATGCAGATAAGCAGCAGCTTACTAGAATCAAGGCAGTATTtgagaagaaaaatcaaaaatcaGCGCACAGTATTTCTCaacttcaaaaaaaattggaaagttatacaaaaaagttaaaacattACGAATTAAATGGTGCGCCTACGAGTCACAGACAACCTCGAGAAGTGCTTCGTGATATGGGACAAGGGCTTAA AAACGTGGGTGGCAATATAAGGGATGGAATCACTGGTTTTTCAGG aagtGTAATGTCCAAACCAAGGGAATTTGCACACTtaataaagaacaaatttgGTAGTGctgataatataaatactttatcac ATGGCTCGACTTTTTATGTAAACGATACACCGCGTGCAGGTAATGGAGATAACGCTAGTGTTGAAGATGAAAAGACACATCACGGATCAGCCACACTTCCCGGTGGATGTAGTTTAGGGTCTACCCATAGTGCAGCAGGAATGAAATTTCCGTCTGAAGAAGGCTCGGAGTGTTCTAGTGTTACAAGTGAAAGTGGACCTGGTAGTAGACGACAAGGACATACGTGTGACAGTAACAATGCGCTTAGCCTGAAGTCTATTTACTCGGAATTAAAAGAACACAGGGAAAATCAAGATCGGATgagagaaaaattagaaagctTAAAG ACTTTGCAACAAGAGGTGACATTTCTTTCCCATGCTTTGCAAGAGGAACGCTTTAGAAGCGAACGTTTGGAAGAACAAATTAACGATCTAACCGAACTGCACCAAAACGaagtagaaaatttgaaacaagcCATAACGGATATGGAAGAAAAAGTACGATACCAAAGCGAAGATCGCTTAAGAGACATACATGAAATGTTGGAGAGTTaccaaacgaaaatttctacaaTGGAACACCAGCAACAACAACACCAACAATATGTCACTTTGGAAGGTTTAGATAATAGCAATGCGAGAGCATTGGTTGTAAAACtcataaatgtattattaacaGTGTTGCAAGTTATTCTACTTCTTGTTGCGACGGGTGCTGGTATAATGATGCCTTTCCTTAGGACCAG CTGTACTAAGCCTCATTGTTTCATGTGCAGGGTGCGCATACTAACGACTATGTTTGTTGTAATGGGCATAGTGTTCGTGCTCAAACAATGGCCTGAGGTACACGACGTTGGCAGTCGCCTCATGCGCCATCTTAAACAGACGCTTAAGTAG
- the LOC128877023 gene encoding transmembrane and coiled-coil domains protein 2 isoform X2, translated as MAVKRKKGMANLMVTASSKNNSRSTSPNRGNSLTTTQQIPASLERTPKTRNASLSQTGEGSTASGSSGGGGIVSMKGSRQKSPGTVIRVGDAMDEPNTNLITAEPDEFVPNIHPPTDDEGEQYHATQSFLSNGSSELITDDVDTSSARVCQAIEHIQSKIAKTRELIKIEQTTRDENVNEYLKLAANADKQQLTRIKAVFEKKNQKSAHSISQLQKKLESYTKKLKHYELNGAPTSHRQPREVLRDMGQGLKNVGGNIRDGITGFSGSVMSKPREFAHLIKNKFGSADNINTLSHGSTFYVNDTPRAGNGDNASVEDEKTHHGSATLPGGCSLGSTHSAAGMKFPSEEGSECSSVTSESGPGSRRQGHTCDSNNALSLKSIYSELKEHRENQDRMREKLESLKTLQQEVTFLSHALQEERFRSERLEEQINDLTELHQNEVENLKQAITDMEEKVRYQSEDRLRDIHEMLESYQTKISTMEHQQQQHQQYVTLEGLDNSNARALVVKLINVLLTVLQVILLLVATGAGIMMPFLRTRVRILTTMFVVMGIVFVLKQWPEVHDVGSRLMRHLKQTLK; from the exons ATGGCGGTAAAAAGG AAAAAGGGAATGGCTAATTTGATGGTAACCGCTTCAAGTAAGAATAATTCACGCAGTACATCACCCAATAGAGGAAATTCATTGACTACCACTCAACAAATACCAGCTAGTTTGGAACGTACACCAAAAACACGTAATGCTTCACT TTCCCAAACAGGGGAGGGTAGTACAGCCAGTGGAAGTAGTGGTGGTGGAGGTATTGTCAGCATGAAAGGTAGTAGACAAAAATCACCAGGAACTGTGATTCGAGTAGGTGATGCCATGGATGAACCAAATACCAATTTAATCACTGCCGAACCAGACGAGTTTGTGCCAAATATTCACCCACCAACTGATGATGAAGGA gaACAATATCATGCAACACAATCGTTCCTATCAAATGGCTCCTCTGAATTAATAACCGACGATGTCGACACAAGTTCTGCTCGTGTTTGTCAAGCTATTGAACAcattcaaagtaaaattgcTAAAACACGAGaacttataaaaatagaacaaacAACACGAGATG aaaacgttaacgaataTTTAAAGTTAGCTGCTAATGCAGATAAGCAGCAGCTTACTAGAATCAAGGCAGTATTtgagaagaaaaatcaaaaatcaGCGCACAGTATTTCTCaacttcaaaaaaaattggaaagttatacaaaaaagttaaaacattACGAATTAAATGGTGCGCCTACGAGTCACAGACAACCTCGAGAAGTGCTTCGTGATATGGGACAAGGGCTTAA AAACGTGGGTGGCAATATAAGGGATGGAATCACTGGTTTTTCAGG aagtGTAATGTCCAAACCAAGGGAATTTGCACACTtaataaagaacaaatttgGTAGTGctgataatataaatactttatcac ATGGCTCGACTTTTTATGTAAACGATACACCGCGTGCAGGTAATGGAGATAACGCTAGTGTTGAAGATGAAAAGACACATCACGGATCAGCCACACTTCCCGGTGGATGTAGTTTAGGGTCTACCCATAGTGCAGCAGGAATGAAATTTCCGTCTGAAGAAGGCTCGGAGTGTTCTAGTGTTACAAGTGAAAGTGGACCTGGTAGTAGACGACAAGGACATACGTGTGACAGTAACAATGCGCTTAGCCTGAAGTCTATTTACTCGGAATTAAAAGAACACAGGGAAAATCAAGATCGGATgagagaaaaattagaaagctTAAAG ACTTTGCAACAAGAGGTGACATTTCTTTCCCATGCTTTGCAAGAGGAACGCTTTAGAAGCGAACGTTTGGAAGAACAAATTAACGATCTAACCGAACTGCACCAAAACGaagtagaaaatttgaaacaagcCATAACGGATATGGAAGAAAAAGTACGATACCAAAGCGAAGATCGCTTAAGAGACATACATGAAATGTTGGAGAGTTaccaaacgaaaatttctacaaTGGAACACCAGCAACAACAACACCAACAATATGTCACTTTGGAAGGTTTAGATAATAGCAATGCGAGAGCATTGGTTGTAAAACtcataaatgtattattaacaGTGTTGCAAGTTATTCTACTTCTTGTTGCGACGGGTGCTGGTATAATGATGCCTTTCCTTAGGACCAG GGTGCGCATACTAACGACTATGTTTGTTGTAATGGGCATAGTGTTCGTGCTCAAACAATGGCCTGAGGTACACGACGTTGGCAGTCGCCTCATGCGCCATCTTAAACAGACGCTTAAGTAG
- the LOC128877023 gene encoding transmembrane and coiled-coil domains protein 1 isoform X3, with product MAVKRKKGMANLMVTASSKNNSRSTSPNRGNSLTTTQQIPASLERTPKTRNASLSQTGEGSTASGSSGGGGIVSMKGSRQKSPGTVIRVGDAMDEPNTNLITAEPDEFVPNIHPPTDDEGEQYHATQSFLSNGSSELITDDVDTSSARVCQAIEHIQSKIAKTRELIKIEQTTRDENVNEYLKLAANADKQQLTRIKAVFEKKNQKSAHSISQLQKKLESYTKKLKHYELNGAPTSHRQPREVLRDMGQGLKNVGGNIRDGITGFSGSVMSKPREFAHLIKNKFGSADNINTLSRNGDNASVEDEKTHHGSATLPGGCSLGSTHSAAGMKFPSEEGSECSSVTSESGPGSRRQGHTCDSNNALSLKSIYSELKEHRENQDRMREKLESLKTLQQEVTFLSHALQEERFRSERLEEQINDLTELHQNEVENLKQAITDMEEKVRYQSEDRLRDIHEMLESYQTKISTMEHQQQQHQQYVTLEGLDNSNARALVVKLINVLLTVLQVILLLVATGAGIMMPFLRTSCTKPHCFMCRVRILTTMFVVMGIVFVLKQWPEVHDVGSRLMRHLKQTLK from the exons ATGGCGGTAAAAAGG AAAAAGGGAATGGCTAATTTGATGGTAACCGCTTCAAGTAAGAATAATTCACGCAGTACATCACCCAATAGAGGAAATTCATTGACTACCACTCAACAAATACCAGCTAGTTTGGAACGTACACCAAAAACACGTAATGCTTCACT TTCCCAAACAGGGGAGGGTAGTACAGCCAGTGGAAGTAGTGGTGGTGGAGGTATTGTCAGCATGAAAGGTAGTAGACAAAAATCACCAGGAACTGTGATTCGAGTAGGTGATGCCATGGATGAACCAAATACCAATTTAATCACTGCCGAACCAGACGAGTTTGTGCCAAATATTCACCCACCAACTGATGATGAAGGA gaACAATATCATGCAACACAATCGTTCCTATCAAATGGCTCCTCTGAATTAATAACCGACGATGTCGACACAAGTTCTGCTCGTGTTTGTCAAGCTATTGAACAcattcaaagtaaaattgcTAAAACACGAGaacttataaaaatagaacaaacAACACGAGATG aaaacgttaacgaataTTTAAAGTTAGCTGCTAATGCAGATAAGCAGCAGCTTACTAGAATCAAGGCAGTATTtgagaagaaaaatcaaaaatcaGCGCACAGTATTTCTCaacttcaaaaaaaattggaaagttatacaaaaaagttaaaacattACGAATTAAATGGTGCGCCTACGAGTCACAGACAACCTCGAGAAGTGCTTCGTGATATGGGACAAGGGCTTAA AAACGTGGGTGGCAATATAAGGGATGGAATCACTGGTTTTTCAGG aagtGTAATGTCCAAACCAAGGGAATTTGCACACTtaataaagaacaaatttgGTAGTGctgataatataaatactttatcac GTAATGGAGATAACGCTAGTGTTGAAGATGAAAAGACACATCACGGATCAGCCACACTTCCCGGTGGATGTAGTTTAGGGTCTACCCATAGTGCAGCAGGAATGAAATTTCCGTCTGAAGAAGGCTCGGAGTGTTCTAGTGTTACAAGTGAAAGTGGACCTGGTAGTAGACGACAAGGACATACGTGTGACAGTAACAATGCGCTTAGCCTGAAGTCTATTTACTCGGAATTAAAAGAACACAGGGAAAATCAAGATCGGATgagagaaaaattagaaagctTAAAG ACTTTGCAACAAGAGGTGACATTTCTTTCCCATGCTTTGCAAGAGGAACGCTTTAGAAGCGAACGTTTGGAAGAACAAATTAACGATCTAACCGAACTGCACCAAAACGaagtagaaaatttgaaacaagcCATAACGGATATGGAAGAAAAAGTACGATACCAAAGCGAAGATCGCTTAAGAGACATACATGAAATGTTGGAGAGTTaccaaacgaaaatttctacaaTGGAACACCAGCAACAACAACACCAACAATATGTCACTTTGGAAGGTTTAGATAATAGCAATGCGAGAGCATTGGTTGTAAAACtcataaatgtattattaacaGTGTTGCAAGTTATTCTACTTCTTGTTGCGACGGGTGCTGGTATAATGATGCCTTTCCTTAGGACCAG CTGTACTAAGCCTCATTGTTTCATGTGCAGGGTGCGCATACTAACGACTATGTTTGTTGTAATGGGCATAGTGTTCGTGCTCAAACAATGGCCTGAGGTACACGACGTTGGCAGTCGCCTCATGCGCCATCTTAAACAGACGCTTAAGTAG
- the LOC128877023 gene encoding transmembrane and coiled-coil domains protein 2 isoform X5 — protein sequence MKGSRQKSPGTVIRVGDAMDEPNTNLITAEPDEFVPNIHPPTDDEGEQYHATQSFLSNGSSELITDDVDTSSARVCQAIEHIQSKIAKTRELIKIEQTTRDENVNEYLKLAANADKQQLTRIKAVFEKKNQKSAHSISQLQKKLESYTKKLKHYELNGAPTSHRQPREVLRDMGQGLKNVGGNIRDGITGFSGSVMSKPREFAHLIKNKFGSADNINTLSHGSTFYVNDTPRAGNGDNASVEDEKTHHGSATLPGGCSLGSTHSAAGMKFPSEEGSECSSVTSESGPGSRRQGHTCDSNNALSLKSIYSELKEHRENQDRMREKLESLKTLQQEVTFLSHALQEERFRSERLEEQINDLTELHQNEVENLKQAITDMEEKVRYQSEDRLRDIHEMLESYQTKISTMEHQQQQHQQYVTLEGLDNSNARALVVKLINVLLTVLQVILLLVATGAGIMMPFLRTSCTKPHCFMCRVRILTTMFVVMGIVFVLKQWPEVHDVGSRLMRHLKQTLK from the exons ATGAAAGGTAGTAGACAAAAATCACCAGGAACTGTGATTCGAGTAGGTGATGCCATGGATGAACCAAATACCAATTTAATCACTGCCGAACCAGACGAGTTTGTGCCAAATATTCACCCACCAACTGATGATGAAGGA gaACAATATCATGCAACACAATCGTTCCTATCAAATGGCTCCTCTGAATTAATAACCGACGATGTCGACACAAGTTCTGCTCGTGTTTGTCAAGCTATTGAACAcattcaaagtaaaattgcTAAAACACGAGaacttataaaaatagaacaaacAACACGAGATG aaaacgttaacgaataTTTAAAGTTAGCTGCTAATGCAGATAAGCAGCAGCTTACTAGAATCAAGGCAGTATTtgagaagaaaaatcaaaaatcaGCGCACAGTATTTCTCaacttcaaaaaaaattggaaagttatacaaaaaagttaaaacattACGAATTAAATGGTGCGCCTACGAGTCACAGACAACCTCGAGAAGTGCTTCGTGATATGGGACAAGGGCTTAA AAACGTGGGTGGCAATATAAGGGATGGAATCACTGGTTTTTCAGG aagtGTAATGTCCAAACCAAGGGAATTTGCACACTtaataaagaacaaatttgGTAGTGctgataatataaatactttatcac ATGGCTCGACTTTTTATGTAAACGATACACCGCGTGCAGGTAATGGAGATAACGCTAGTGTTGAAGATGAAAAGACACATCACGGATCAGCCACACTTCCCGGTGGATGTAGTTTAGGGTCTACCCATAGTGCAGCAGGAATGAAATTTCCGTCTGAAGAAGGCTCGGAGTGTTCTAGTGTTACAAGTGAAAGTGGACCTGGTAGTAGACGACAAGGACATACGTGTGACAGTAACAATGCGCTTAGCCTGAAGTCTATTTACTCGGAATTAAAAGAACACAGGGAAAATCAAGATCGGATgagagaaaaattagaaagctTAAAG ACTTTGCAACAAGAGGTGACATTTCTTTCCCATGCTTTGCAAGAGGAACGCTTTAGAAGCGAACGTTTGGAAGAACAAATTAACGATCTAACCGAACTGCACCAAAACGaagtagaaaatttgaaacaagcCATAACGGATATGGAAGAAAAAGTACGATACCAAAGCGAAGATCGCTTAAGAGACATACATGAAATGTTGGAGAGTTaccaaacgaaaatttctacaaTGGAACACCAGCAACAACAACACCAACAATATGTCACTTTGGAAGGTTTAGATAATAGCAATGCGAGAGCATTGGTTGTAAAACtcataaatgtattattaacaGTGTTGCAAGTTATTCTACTTCTTGTTGCGACGGGTGCTGGTATAATGATGCCTTTCCTTAGGACCAG CTGTACTAAGCCTCATTGTTTCATGTGCAGGGTGCGCATACTAACGACTATGTTTGTTGTAATGGGCATAGTGTTCGTGCTCAAACAATGGCCTGAGGTACACGACGTTGGCAGTCGCCTCATGCGCCATCTTAAACAGACGCTTAAGTAG